From a single Anaerolineaceae bacterium oral taxon 439 genomic region:
- a CDS encoding ABC transporter: MIRLTDVSFTYAGGRENAGVNHLNLEIASGEVVLLCGESGCGKTTVTRMVNGLIPHFYEGELSGTISVAGKNVAETELYDMAQTVGSVFQNPRSQFFNVDTTSELAFGCENLGISENEIFARVRKAVSDLSIHHLLDRSIFELSDGEKQKIACGSVSVLQPSVFVLDEPTSNLDFQTIKALRRILSIWKAEGKTILVAEHRLHFLRGIADRVIFMRDGEIRETYDGDKFFSMPPRFFEERGLRIPSLDRLNAEAAEPLPGNGTIRIENLRVRFPGSDTILSVPVAEVPDGAVIAVIGSNGAGKTTFARSLCGLISQDRGLLTYRGKTLTAKKRLSSCYLVMQDVNHQLFTESVLDEALLSMNPEDEGLAGAALASLDLSAFREDHPMSLSGGQKQRVAIASALVSGRDILVFDEPTSGLDLIHMRETAGNIAALRRKGVTSFVVTHDPEFILSCCTHAIRIEHGEIVENYALSGAGVQRLIDFFSADPWGGVGSFGKV, encoded by the coding sequence ATGATCCGGCTGACGGACGTATCTTTTACTTATGCGGGGGGACGTGAAAACGCCGGCGTCAATCACCTGAATCTGGAGATCGCCTCCGGAGAGGTCGTTCTTCTCTGCGGCGAGTCTGGCTGCGGAAAGACGACGGTCACGCGCATGGTCAACGGGCTCATTCCGCATTTTTACGAAGGCGAGCTCAGCGGGACAATTTCTGTGGCTGGTAAGAACGTCGCTGAAACCGAGCTTTATGACATGGCCCAGACGGTAGGCTCCGTTTTTCAAAACCCGCGCAGCCAATTTTTCAACGTCGATACGACGAGCGAGCTGGCGTTCGGCTGTGAAAATCTGGGAATCTCTGAAAACGAAATTTTCGCGCGGGTCCGGAAGGCAGTTTCCGATTTATCGATTCACCATCTTTTAGATCGGAGTATTTTCGAGCTTTCCGACGGCGAGAAACAGAAGATCGCCTGCGGCTCGGTCAGCGTCCTTCAGCCAAGCGTCTTCGTCCTGGACGAACCCACGTCGAATTTGGACTTTCAGACGATCAAGGCGCTGCGGCGGATTCTTTCAATCTGGAAAGCTGAAGGGAAAACGATTCTCGTCGCGGAACATCGCCTCCATTTCCTGCGCGGGATCGCGGATCGCGTGATTTTCATGCGCGACGGCGAAATCCGGGAGACATACGACGGCGACAAGTTTTTTTCAATGCCGCCCCGGTTTTTTGAGGAACGCGGGCTGCGGATCCCGTCGCTGGACCGGCTGAACGCCGAAGCGGCAGAGCCGCTTCCCGGGAACGGAACGATCCGGATCGAGAACCTCCGTGTTCGATTCCCGGGGTCTGATACGATCCTGAGCGTCCCGGTGGCGGAGGTTCCGGACGGCGCCGTTATCGCGGTTATCGGGAGCAACGGCGCTGGGAAGACGACGTTTGCGCGGAGTCTCTGCGGCCTGATTTCGCAGGATCGCGGCCTGCTGACGTACCGTGGAAAGACGCTGACGGCGAAAAAGCGGCTGTCATCCTGCTATCTGGTGATGCAGGACGTGAACCATCAGCTCTTTACTGAAAGCGTGCTTGACGAGGCGCTGTTGTCGATGAACCCCGAGGACGAGGGACTGGCGGGCGCGGCGTTGGCGTCGCTCGACCTTTCCGCCTTCCGTGAGGATCATCCAATGTCGCTCTCCGGCGGGCAGAAGCAGCGCGTCGCGATCGCGTCGGCGCTCGTTTCCGGTCGTGATATCCTGGTCTTCGACGAACCGACGAGCGGATTGGATCTGATCCACATGCGCGAAACGGCGGGAAATATCGCGGCCCTTCGCCGGAAGGGCGTGACGTCGTTCGTGGTGACGCATGATCCTGAATTTATCCTGAGCTGCTGTACGCATGCGATTCGGATCGAGCATGGCGAGATCGTAGAGAACTATGCGCTTTCCGGGGCGGGCGTGCAGCGGCTGATCGATTTTTTCTCCGCTGATCCATGGGGCGGGGTCGGTTCTTTCGGCAAGGTATAA
- a CDS encoding glycogen debranching enzyme GlgX, translating into MEYVNGFSIRPGFFQQNGAYVVSNGVGFTVTSIGAELVELALFRRYAKEPFAVLPFPPSCQIGNVYSMIVFDIDYIDLEYCYRVHGPYEPERGLVFDGSRYCLDPYGLAVTGQSDWCVRRERNDYRSRVVWTNFDWQDTRLPESRMEDLVIYELHVRGFTRHDSSGVQRPGTFAGLIEKIPYLIDLGVNCVELMPVFEFNEMFDERYYEGNRLIDYWGYNPISFFAPNTSYSSNKEHHQEGTELKKLIRELHRNGIEVFLDVVFNHTAEGNENGPFLNLKGFDNNVYYMLTGDGHYQNFSGCGNTLNANHPIVQQLIRDSLRYWVTEYRVDGFRFDLASILGRSEDGSPLNNPPLLKNIAYDPILSHAKLIAEAWDAGGLYQVGSFPSWKRWSEWNGRYRDDLRRFLKGDAGAAKAAALRIAGSHDLYHPDARGNDASINFITCHDGFTLRDLYTYNEKHNLANGWNNADGENFNLSWNCGTEGESDDPEILRLRLRLAKNALCVLLASHGTPMLRAGDEMGKTQRGNNNAYCQDNEISWIDWNDLERNADLFAFTRWMIRYRLTHPSLRSGKKPANCGLREVRFFGPDAETLTDDHENRFIGLFFAARNAADTDDEFHYLAVNASWEGADVRLPKLPSGHAYQIIVNTGDETGNDHGDSVSQQPLTANVLTIGARSVILCRADRI; encoded by the coding sequence ATTGAATATGTCAACGGCTTTTCGATTCGTCCTGGCTTCTTTCAGCAGAACGGCGCGTACGTCGTCTCGAACGGCGTCGGCTTCACGGTGACGTCGATTGGAGCGGAACTGGTCGAGTTGGCGCTGTTCCGACGTTACGCGAAGGAGCCGTTCGCGGTTCTCCCTTTCCCGCCCAGCTGCCAGATTGGCAACGTTTATTCGATGATCGTTTTCGATATCGATTATATCGACCTGGAATACTGCTATCGGGTTCATGGCCCATATGAGCCGGAAAGGGGGCTGGTCTTTGACGGTTCCCGCTACTGCCTCGATCCCTATGGGCTTGCTGTCACGGGGCAGAGCGATTGGTGCGTGCGGCGCGAGCGGAACGATTATCGCTCCAGGGTTGTTTGGACAAATTTTGATTGGCAGGATACGCGACTGCCCGAATCACGGATGGAGGATCTGGTCATCTATGAGCTGCATGTTCGCGGCTTTACCCGGCATGATTCCTCCGGCGTTCAGCGTCCCGGTACGTTCGCCGGGTTGATCGAGAAAATCCCGTACCTGATTGACCTGGGCGTCAACTGCGTCGAGCTCATGCCCGTGTTTGAATTCAACGAAATGTTTGACGAACGCTATTACGAGGGGAACCGCCTGATCGATTACTGGGGCTATAACCCGATCAGCTTTTTCGCGCCCAATACATCATATTCTTCTAACAAAGAACATCATCAGGAAGGGACCGAGCTGAAAAAGCTGATCCGCGAATTGCATCGCAACGGGATCGAGGTTTTTCTGGACGTTGTCTTTAATCATACGGCTGAGGGAAACGAGAACGGACCGTTCCTGAACCTGAAAGGCTTTGACAACAACGTTTATTACATGCTGACCGGAGACGGCCATTATCAGAATTTCAGCGGCTGCGGGAATACGCTGAACGCAAATCATCCCATCGTTCAGCAGCTGATTCGCGACAGCCTGCGTTACTGGGTTACGGAATATCGTGTCGACGGCTTCCGGTTTGACCTGGCTTCGATCCTGGGGCGATCGGAGGATGGGTCGCCGTTAAATAACCCGCCGCTGCTGAAAAATATCGCTTATGACCCGATTTTATCGCATGCCAAGCTGATCGCCGAAGCCTGGGACGCGGGGGGATTATATCAGGTTGGCTCGTTTCCATCCTGGAAACGCTGGTCGGAATGGAACGGGCGCTACCGCGACGATCTGCGCCGGTTTTTAAAAGGCGACGCGGGCGCGGCGAAAGCGGCAGCGCTGCGAATCGCGGGATCGCATGATCTTTATCATCCCGACGCGCGCGGAAACGACGCTTCGATCAACTTTATCACCTGCCATGATGGGTTCACGCTCCGCGATCTGTATACGTATAACGAGAAACATAACCTCGCGAACGGCTGGAACAACGCCGACGGGGAAAACTTCAACTTAAGCTGGAACTGCGGCACGGAGGGAGAAAGCGACGACCCCGAGATCCTGCGGCTGCGGCTCCGACTGGCTAAGAATGCGCTCTGCGTTCTTCTGGCGTCGCATGGGACGCCGATGCTGCGCGCCGGCGACGAAATGGGAAAGACGCAGCGTGGAAACAACAATGCGTACTGTCAGGATAACGAGATTTCCTGGATCGACTGGAACGATTTAGAACGAAACGCCGACCTGTTCGCGTTTACGCGCTGGATGATTCGGTATCGCCTGACGCATCCGTCGCTCCGGAGCGGAAAAAAACCGGCGAACTGCGGTTTACGGGAGGTACGATTCTTTGGCCCTGACGCGGAAACGTTAACCGACGATCATGAAAACCGCTTTATCGGCCTGTTTTTCGCCGCGCGGAACGCGGCGGATACGGACGATGAGTTTCATTATTTAGCCGTCAACGCTTCCTGGGAAGGAGCCGACGTGAGACTGCCAAAGCTTCCGTCGGGACACGCATACCAGATTATCGTTAATACCGGCGACGAAACCGGGAACGATCATGGAGATTCGGTTTCGCAGCAGCCGCTTACAGCGAACGTACTGACGATCGGCGCACGTTCGGTTATCCTCTGCCGCGCGGATCGGATATGA
- a CDS encoding phage portal protein has translation MGLFERIFGKPKEVEASGYFLTLNGYSPVFTSAPESVYEMAVTRAAIHSFATFCSKLKPEVTGSAAAHLKNTLAFRPNPFQDTAKFLYRIATILSVHNTAFIVPIEHPLTGQTVGFYPLLPQYAEFVDVRGEAFVRYRFANGQRAAIELDRVGILTGYQYKDELIGESNGALRPTMQLIHAQNEGIIKGVRNGASIRFLARVNNMFKPEEIAAERKRFTAENLGPDNESGVLIYDNKFSDLKQVESKPFTVNALQMKAINENVYQYFGTNEAILQNRYTEDEWSAYYEAKIEPFAIQLSLVMCNMIFSERELAHGNAIYFTANRLQYASNRTKLDVSTQLFDRGILSRNEIMDIWQLPHVEGGDKRYIRKEYAEVELLNERIDAAEVGE, from the coding sequence ATGGGGTTATTTGAAAGGATTTTCGGGAAACCGAAGGAGGTTGAGGCTTCGGGTTATTTCCTGACGCTCAACGGATACAGCCCGGTTTTTACGTCTGCGCCGGAATCGGTTTACGAGATGGCGGTTACGCGGGCGGCGATTCACAGTTTCGCGACGTTCTGCTCAAAGCTGAAGCCGGAGGTTACGGGGTCGGCGGCGGCTCATTTGAAGAATACGCTGGCGTTCCGTCCGAATCCGTTTCAGGATACGGCAAAGTTTTTATATCGGATCGCGACGATTCTCAGCGTCCATAATACGGCGTTCATTGTCCCGATCGAGCATCCGCTCACGGGGCAGACGGTTGGTTTTTATCCGCTTTTACCGCAGTACGCGGAATTCGTCGACGTTCGCGGGGAGGCATTCGTCCGTTATCGGTTCGCGAACGGGCAACGGGCGGCGATCGAGCTGGATCGGGTCGGGATATTGACGGGGTATCAATATAAGGACGAGCTGATCGGGGAGAGCAACGGGGCGCTGCGTCCGACGATGCAGCTGATTCACGCGCAAAACGAAGGGATTATCAAGGGGGTCCGGAACGGGGCTTCGATTCGGTTTTTAGCGCGGGTGAACAACATGTTTAAGCCGGAGGAGATCGCGGCGGAACGGAAGCGGTTCACGGCGGAGAATTTAGGACCTGACAACGAAAGCGGGGTCCTGATTTATGACAATAAGTTCTCGGATTTGAAGCAGGTGGAAAGCAAGCCGTTTACGGTGAACGCGCTGCAAATGAAGGCGATTAACGAGAACGTTTATCAGTATTTCGGGACGAACGAGGCAATTTTACAGAACCGGTACACGGAAGACGAATGGTCGGCGTATTACGAGGCGAAGATCGAGCCGTTCGCGATCCAGCTGAGTTTGGTGATGTGCAACATGATTTTCAGCGAGCGGGAGCTCGCGCACGGGAACGCGATTTACTTCACGGCGAACCGCTTACAGTACGCAAGCAATCGGACGAAGTTAGACGTCAGCACGCAGCTTTTCGACCGCGGGATTTTGAGCCGGAACGAGATTATGGATATCTGGCAGCTTCCGCACGTGGAGGGAGGAGATAAGCGGTATATTCGGAAGGAGTATGCGGAGGTGGAGCTGCTGAATGAGAGGATCGATGCGGCAGAAGTGGGTGAATAG
- a CDS encoding terminase has protein sequence MGKGSGQNWIAEYCAAIEAGTVTVGDWVRRLYAVLSEGIASRRYFYDARKAERAIRFIEEFCHHCEGRDDLIRLELWQKAMVAVIFGIVDADGFRIWREVFIVIGRKNGKTLLAAAMIAYLAYIDGEYGAKIYCLAPKLDQAMIVYDNFYQMILKEPELSDVTKKRRSDIYISETNTAIKPLAFSAKKSDGFNPHAVINDELGSWVGDAGLKQYDVMKSAQGARRQPLIISITTAGYVHDGIYDELLTRSTAFLKGHSAESRLCPFLYLIDDPGKWRDLRELRKSNPNMGVSVSADYYREEIAIAEKNISKRREFLTKYCNIKQNSSMAWLDFSEVMAAVRGAEGLTLADFRGCYAVGGVDLSQTVDLTAASVVIRRDGTDYVFTRFFMPAERLEKAIATDRVPYDVYVQRGFITLSGEHCVDYRYVYRFFVDLLREHEIYTLKIGYDRYSSAYLVNDLKEFGFHTDDVYQGYNLSGVLDEFEGELKNGKVKIIGDNQLLAAHFLNVALKEDSETRKKKPVKIEQRARIDGFMSVIDAWTVRQKYYPEIGALIEN, from the coding sequence ATGGGAAAGGGTTCGGGGCAGAACTGGATCGCCGAGTATTGCGCCGCGATCGAGGCAGGGACGGTTACCGTCGGGGACTGGGTTCGGCGGCTTTACGCGGTTTTAAGCGAGGGTATCGCTTCCCGCCGGTATTTTTACGACGCGAGAAAGGCGGAGCGGGCGATTCGGTTTATTGAGGAGTTCTGCCATCACTGCGAGGGTCGGGACGATTTAATTCGGCTGGAGCTATGGCAGAAGGCGATGGTCGCGGTTATTTTCGGGATCGTCGACGCGGACGGGTTCCGAATCTGGCGCGAGGTTTTTATCGTTATTGGGCGGAAGAACGGCAAGACGCTTTTAGCTGCGGCGATGATCGCGTATCTGGCGTATATCGACGGGGAATACGGGGCAAAGATTTACTGCTTAGCGCCGAAGCTGGATCAGGCAATGATTGTTTACGATAATTTTTATCAGATGATCCTCAAGGAGCCGGAGTTATCGGACGTTACGAAAAAACGGCGGTCGGATATTTATATCTCGGAGACGAACACGGCGATTAAGCCGCTGGCGTTTTCGGCGAAGAAGTCGGACGGGTTTAATCCGCACGCGGTGATCAACGACGAGCTGGGGAGCTGGGTCGGCGACGCGGGATTGAAGCAGTACGACGTGATGAAATCGGCGCAGGGCGCGCGGAGGCAGCCGCTGATCATTTCGATCACGACGGCGGGGTACGTTCACGACGGGATTTACGACGAGCTGCTGACGCGGTCGACAGCGTTCCTGAAAGGGCACAGCGCGGAATCAAGGCTCTGCCCGTTTCTTTACCTGATCGACGATCCGGGAAAATGGCGCGATTTGCGCGAATTGAGGAAGTCGAATCCGAACATGGGGGTCAGCGTCAGCGCGGATTATTACCGCGAGGAGATCGCGATCGCGGAGAAAAATATATCAAAACGGCGCGAATTTCTGACGAAATACTGCAATATCAAGCAAAATTCGTCGATGGCGTGGCTGGATTTTTCGGAGGTTATGGCCGCGGTCCGGGGCGCGGAGGGTTTGACGCTTGCGGATTTTCGCGGCTGCTACGCGGTCGGCGGGGTCGATCTTTCGCAGACGGTCGATCTGACGGCGGCGTCGGTTGTGATCCGGCGGGACGGGACGGACTACGTTTTTACGCGGTTTTTCATGCCGGCGGAACGGTTGGAAAAGGCGATCGCGACGGACCGGGTTCCGTATGACGTTTATGTTCAGCGGGGTTTCATCACGCTGTCAGGCGAGCATTGCGTCGATTATCGCTACGTTTATCGGTTTTTCGTCGATCTGCTGCGCGAGCATGAGATTTACACGCTGAAAATCGGGTACGACCGTTACAGTTCGGCGTACCTGGTCAACGATCTTAAGGAGTTCGGTTTCCATACGGACGACGTTTACCAGGGATATAACCTTTCGGGCGTACTGGACGAGTTCGAAGGAGAGTTAAAGAACGGGAAGGTTAAGATCATCGGCGATAATCAGCTTCTGGCGGCGCATTTCCTGAACGTGGCGCTCAAGGAGGACAGCGAAACGCGGAAAAAGAAGCCGGTCAAGATCGAGCAGCGGGCGCGGATCGATGGGTTCATGAGCGTTATCGACGCGTGGACGGTAAGGCAAAAGTATTATCCGGAGATCGGGGCGCTGATTGAGAATTGA